The Prunus persica cultivar Lovell chromosome G7, Prunus_persica_NCBIv2, whole genome shotgun sequence genome has a segment encoding these proteins:
- the LOC18771124 gene encoding protein EMSY-LIKE 4 isoform X1 — protein MGNYKHNHGIGSERMSPATKPHGRDDWDIEFQIHRMEAKAYHAVLRAFSAQSNNLTWGREALMTELRKELNISDDEHGVLLTKIKSDEAIKVIREWRNDAHCAQEYGKDAPRYPSKLVSNAQQREVETQHPPVSKSQKYSSCSQPCAEVIPSATAAPDAQIKDIGRMRVKLGRNFVTQGNSPFLNLKYQGELSKAQGSGDLAMLSSGNGRQSMHIIGRNPQAPYGSRSTGLVKSQLKMGFHPIGSDNLNKSSDLIKIRATDKVLYEVEKLLDCQESLVPLHVEKAKLILKEHERAILEALDKLPDVSDVDDSPKQIWHKYPHEQLPVTGRKMLIRNDFYG, from the exons ATGG GAAATTACAAACACAATCATGGTATTGGATCTGAAAGGATGTCTCCAGCAACAAAGCCTCATGGAAGGGATGATTGGGATATAGAGTTTCAGATTCACCGTATGGAAGCAAAGGCATACCATGCTGTGTTGAGGGCTTTTAGTGCTCAATCGAATAATCTAACTTGG GGACGAGAGGCACTTATGACTGAGCTGCGGAAGGAACTTAATATTTCAGATGATGAACATGGAGTTCTGCTCACGAAGATTAAGTCAGACGAGGCGATAAAAGTGATAAG GGAATGGCGGAATGATGCCCATTGTGCTCAAGAGTATGGTAAGGATGCTCCTAGATATCCTTCTAAACTAGTGAGCAATGCTCAACAGAGAGAAGTGGAGACTCAACATCCTCCTGTTTCAAAGTCTCAGAAATATTCCTCATGCAGTCAGCCTTGTGCAGAAGTTATCCCTTCTGCTACTGCTGCACCA GATGCCCAAATCAAAGACATTGGTAGAATGAGAGTGAAACTTGGAAGAAACTTTGTGACTCAAGGAAACAGCCCTTTTTTGAACTTGAAG TACCAAGGAGAACTTAGCAAGGCTCAAGGGAGTGGTGACTTGGCAATGCTCTCATCTGGGAATGGTAGACAGTCTATGCATATAATTGGTCGTAACCCTCAGGCACCATATGGTAGCAGAAGTACTGGACTGgtaaaatctcaattgaagATGGGCTTTCACCCAATTGGCTCTGACAATTTAAACAAAAGTTCTGATTTGATTAAGATACGTGCTACAGACAAAGTCCTTTATGAG GTTGAGAAGCTATTGGATTGTCAAGAAAGCCTAGTCCCACTTCATGTTGAGAAGGCAAAGTTAATCCTTAAA gAGCATGAAAGAGCTATCCTTGAAGCACTTGACAAACTGCCTGATGTGTCAGACGTGG ATGATTCTCCCAAGCAAATCTGGCATAAGTATCCTCATGAACAGCTTCCAGTAACGGGACGCAAAATGTTGATACGCAATGACTTCTATGGATAG
- the LOC18771124 gene encoding protein EMSY-LIKE 4 isoform X2 has protein sequence MSPATKPHGRDDWDIEFQIHRMEAKAYHAVLRAFSAQSNNLTWGREALMTELRKELNISDDEHGVLLTKIKSDEAIKVIREWRNDAHCAQEYGKDAPRYPSKLVSNAQQREVETQHPPVSKSQKYSSCSQPCAEVIPSATAAPDAQIKDIGRMRVKLGRNFVTQGNSPFLNLKYQGELSKAQGSGDLAMLSSGNGRQSMHIIGRNPQAPYGSRSTGLVKSQLKMGFHPIGSDNLNKSSDLIKIRATDKVLYEVEKLLDCQESLVPLHVEKAKLILKEHERAILEALDKLPDVSDVDDSPKQIWHKYPHEQLPVTGRKMLIRNDFYG, from the exons ATGTCTCCAGCAACAAAGCCTCATGGAAGGGATGATTGGGATATAGAGTTTCAGATTCACCGTATGGAAGCAAAGGCATACCATGCTGTGTTGAGGGCTTTTAGTGCTCAATCGAATAATCTAACTTGG GGACGAGAGGCACTTATGACTGAGCTGCGGAAGGAACTTAATATTTCAGATGATGAACATGGAGTTCTGCTCACGAAGATTAAGTCAGACGAGGCGATAAAAGTGATAAG GGAATGGCGGAATGATGCCCATTGTGCTCAAGAGTATGGTAAGGATGCTCCTAGATATCCTTCTAAACTAGTGAGCAATGCTCAACAGAGAGAAGTGGAGACTCAACATCCTCCTGTTTCAAAGTCTCAGAAATATTCCTCATGCAGTCAGCCTTGTGCAGAAGTTATCCCTTCTGCTACTGCTGCACCA GATGCCCAAATCAAAGACATTGGTAGAATGAGAGTGAAACTTGGAAGAAACTTTGTGACTCAAGGAAACAGCCCTTTTTTGAACTTGAAG TACCAAGGAGAACTTAGCAAGGCTCAAGGGAGTGGTGACTTGGCAATGCTCTCATCTGGGAATGGTAGACAGTCTATGCATATAATTGGTCGTAACCCTCAGGCACCATATGGTAGCAGAAGTACTGGACTGgtaaaatctcaattgaagATGGGCTTTCACCCAATTGGCTCTGACAATTTAAACAAAAGTTCTGATTTGATTAAGATACGTGCTACAGACAAAGTCCTTTATGAG GTTGAGAAGCTATTGGATTGTCAAGAAAGCCTAGTCCCACTTCATGTTGAGAAGGCAAAGTTAATCCTTAAA gAGCATGAAAGAGCTATCCTTGAAGCACTTGACAAACTGCCTGATGTGTCAGACGTGG ATGATTCTCCCAAGCAAATCTGGCATAAGTATCCTCATGAACAGCTTCCAGTAACGGGACGCAAAATGTTGATACGCAATGACTTCTATGGATAG
- the LOC18771593 gene encoding cation/calcium exchanger 1 produces the protein MASSTSILQPKKLSLLILNISFLFLLCLSLFTTHLHSLSHHSSGLLGQSNNTNLSEIKLVDGCTNLHELTDYETKCLYVKTQTGCRPKGYINYLQIFYCNLGKFPVLGHAAILLWLFVLFYLLGNTAANYFCSSLESLSKILKLSPTIAGVTLLSLGNGASDVFSSIVSFTRSGDGDVGLNSVLGGAFFVSSIVVGVISILITPQQIAVDEASFVRDVIFFLFSLSSLLAIIVIGRINLWGAISFLAIYFVYVGTVSATQLYKRKNRELLGDRFSTSLAASKNLPVLQSFDDLGDSTSTPLLGYVDEDKPIFDTNSKASLDVHQEQNSGFSYLGTLIYILELPLYLPRRLTIPVVSEERWSKPYAVISVTLAPVLLAALCNTQRENLSSRGKLVTYMTAGLIGLVLGNLAYVSTKTWGPPKKCLFPWLVGGFFMSVAWTYIIAEELVCLLESYGNILGISPSILGLTVLAWGNSLNDLIANVAMAVNGGPDGAQIAISGCYAGPMFNTLVGVGISLVFSSWSEYPSSYVIPIDHSLYETIAFLMGGLLWALVILPKKDMKLDRYMGIGLVAIYLCFLFLRMAMLLVF, from the coding sequence ATGGCAAGCTCAACTTCCATACTTCAACCCAAGAAACTCTCCCTTTTAATCCTCAACATAtcctttctcttcctcttgtgtctctctctcttcacaacacatctccattctctctctcatcacagTTCTGGCTTACTGGGCCAATCCAATAATACAAATCTCAGTGAGATCAAACTAGTTGATGGCTGCACAAATCTCCATGAACTTACAGATTATGAAACCAAGTGCTTGTATGTCAAAACACAAACAGGTTGCAGGCCTAAAGGGTACATCAATTATCTGCAAATATTTTACTGCAATCTTGGCAAGTTTCCAGTTCTAGGCCATGCTGCAATTCTACTTtggctttttgttttattctaTCTGTTGGGAAACACAGCTGCTAATTATTTCTGTTCCTCCTTAGAGAGCTTGTCCAAAATCTTGAAGCTCTCTCCTACCATAGCCGGAGTCACCCTCCTCTCCCTCGGAAACGGGGCCTCCGATGTCTTTTCGAGCATAGTTTCTTTCACGAGATCCGGTGATGGTGATGTTGGCCTCAACAGTGTGCTAGGGGGTGCCTTCTTTGTGTCCAGCATTGTGGTAGGAGTTATTAGCATACTAATTACCCCTCAACAGATTGCAGTTGATGAGGCCAGCTTTGTTAGAGATGtgatcttcttcttattctctctctcatctcttctTGCAATCATTGTTATTGGAAGGATCAACTTGTGGGGTGccatttcttttcttgctaTTTACTTTGTTTATGTTGGCACAGTTTCAGCCACTCAAttatacaaaaggaaaaacagagaattgtTAGGGGACAGGTTTTCAACATCTCTTGCTGCTTCAAAGAATTTACCAGTGCTACAAAGCTTTGATGACTTAGGAGATAGTACTAGTACACCATTACTAGGCTATGTTGATGAGGATAAACCTATTTTCGACACGAATTCGAAAGCCAGTCTTGATGTTCATCAAGAACAAAATTCTGGGTTTTCTTATTTGGGAACATTGATTTATATCTTGGAGTTACCTCTCTACTTGCCTAGAAGATTGACCATACCTGTTGTGAGTGAAGAAAGATGGTCAAAGCCATATGCAGTTATTTCTGTAACTTTGGCACCAGTTTTGCTGGCTGCCCTTTGCAACACACAGAGGGAGAATCTGAGCTCAAGAGGTAAATTAGTAACATACATGACAGCAGGGCTGATTGGGTTGGTTTTGGGCAATCTTGCATATGTGAGCACAAAAACTTGGGGCCCACCAAAGAAATGCTTGTTCCCTTGGCTTGTTGGTGGGTTTTTTATGAGTGTAGCCTGGACTTATATTATTGCTGAAGAATTGGTCTGTTTGTTAGAATCATATGGGAATATATTGGGGATTAGCCCTTCAATTCTAGGACTTACTGTCCTAGCCTGGGGTAACTCCCTTAATGATTTGATAGCTAATGTTGCTATGGCAGTGAATGGTGGGCCAGATGGGGCCCAGATTGCTATTTCGGGCTGTTATGCGGGTCCCATGTTTAACACATTGGTGGGAGTGGGTATCTCACTGGTTTTCTCATCTTGGTCCGAGTATCCATCCTCCTATGTCATTCCCATTGACCATTCTCTCTATGAAACGATAGCGTTTTTGATGGGTGGCTTGCTGTGGGCCCTCGTGATTTTGCCCAAGAAGGATATGAAGCTGGATCGTTATATGGGGATTGGCCTTGTGGCAATTTACTTGTGTTTTCTGTTTCTCAGGATGGCCATGCTCTTGgtcttttga
- the LOC18770806 gene encoding cation/calcium exchanger 2, producing the protein MGTLIFMPQYRNYIIFLNISLLLVACALLIIHFQPSEYLVLSSVSNTLDCEGFLSLDDYEAKCLYLKSENPCVSQGYIDYLFIFYCNFESFPLLGYFLMFLWLLVLFYVLGNTASEYFCSSLENLSRLLKLSPTIAGVTLLSLGNGAPDVFSSLVSFMGGGTGEIGLNTILGGASFVSCVVVGIISISMRQRRIRVKKCDFVRDICFYLLVILFLVLILIQSEIDVWAAMAFASMYIVYVIVVYISHAHWKNAAGDISESNCTSTNDTDLSVPILSNMEKEELSAAEEGAVEGSSEVLEVKKCCSNLRSSASCRMVFFVLEMPLYLPRRLTIPVVCEEKWSKPYAVASVTLAPVLLSILWNHQFDRVSFMTSLVIYITGLIFGVTFGLVAFVTTEKSIPPKNCLFPWLVAGFLMSVTWSYFTAQELVGLLVSVGYLLGVSPSILGLTVLAWGNSFGDLITNLTMALNGGPEGTQIAFAACYAGPIFNILFGLGLSLVGSAWSTYPSPLVLRRDPYLLETVCFLAGGLLWALVVLPRRNMRLDGVLGGGLLVVYVSSMSLRLIQTLGSLKLQKEIN; encoded by the coding sequence ATGGGTACCTTAATTTTCATGCCCCAGTATAGGAATTACATCATTTTCTTGAATATCTCACTTCTCTTAGTGGCATGTGCTCTCTTGATTATACATTTTCAGCCTTCAGAATATCTGGTTCTAAGCAGTGTCAGCAATACGCTAGATTGCGAGGGTTTTCTTAGTTTAGATGACTATGAAGCCAAGTGCCTCTACCTTAAATCCGAAAACCCATGTGTCTCTCAAGGCTATATTGActatcttttcattttctattgcaattttgaaagttttcctcttttgggttattttcttatgtttttgtggCTCCTGGTTTTGTTCTATGTGTTGGGGAATACAGCTTCTGAATACTTTTGTTCTTCGCTGGAAAATCTATCAAGGCTACTAAAATTGTCCCCTACAATTGCTGGGGTCACTCTGCTCTCTCTTGGCAATGGAGCCCCTGATGTTTTTTCTAGTCTTGTTTCGTTTATGGGCGGTGGGACAGGCGAAATTGGTCTTAATACAATTTTGGGGGGAGCTTCCTTTGTATCATGTGTTGTGGTTGGAATCATAAGCATTTCAATGCGCCAGAGGCGTATTCGAGTTAAGAAATGTGACTTTGTGAGAGATATTTGCTTCTACCTTTTGGTCATTCTGTTCTTGGTTCTGATCTTGATTCAGAGTGAAATAGATGTGTGGGCTGCAATGGCTTTTGCTTCAATGTATATTGTTTATGTGATTGTGGTTTACATCTCACATGCTCATTGGAAGAATGCTGCTGGGGATATCAGTGAATCGAACTGTACTTCCACCAATGACACTGACTTGAGTGTACCAATTCTTAGCAACATGGAAAAGGAAGAGCTTAGTGCTGCAGAGGAAGGAGCTGTAGAAGGCAGTTCTGAAGTACTAGAAGTCAAGAAATGCTGCTCTAATCTTAGATCATCGGCTTCTTGTCGTATGGTTTTCTTCGTACTCGAGATGCCTCTTTATCTGCCAAGGAGATTGACTATTCCTGTTGTTTGTGAAGAGAAATGGTCTAAGCCGTATGCAGTTGCTTCAGTGACACTAGCACCAGTGCTATTGTCAATTCTTTGGAACCATCAATTTGACCGTGTTAGCTTCATGACAAGCTTGGTGATCTATATTACTGGATTGAtttttggagtcacttttggtcTTGTTGCATTTGTGACAACAGAGAAATCAATCCCACCAAAGAATTGCTTATTTCCTTGGCTTGTTGCAGGGTTTCTAATGAGTGTTACTTGGAGTTATTTTACAGCTCAGGAATTGGTGGGTTTGTTAGTTTCAGTAGGGTACTTATTAGGTGTAAGTCCTTCTATCTTAGGGCTAACAGTCCTTGCTTGGGGTAACTCATTTGGAGATTTGATTACCAATTTGACAATGGCTTTGAATGGTGGACCTGAAGGAACTCAAATTGCATTTGCAGCCTGTTATGCTGGTCCCATCTTCAACATTCTGTTTGGATTGGGCTTATCCCTTGTTGGCTCTGCTTGGTCTACATATCCATCACCTCTTGTGCTCCGCAGAGATCCATACCTGTTGGAGACAGTGTGTTTCTTAGCAGGAGGCTTGCTTTGGGCACTTGTGGTTCTACCAAGGAGAAATATGAGGCTTGATGGGGTTTTGGGAGGGGGGCTTTTAGTTGTATACGTCAGCTCTATGTCTTTGAGGTTGATTCAAACACTTGGGTCTCTCAAGcttcaaaaagagataaaCTAA
- the LOC18771166 gene encoding dynamin-related protein 4C produces MGGGKQANPSVTTSNAAVLNGEGSFALVEVEKDAVPINCAPIVSSYNEKIRPLLDAVDKLRNLMVMDEGIQLPTIVVVGDQSSGKSSVLESLAGISLPRGQGICTRVPLIMRLQHHSSPEPELSFEYNGRTDRTDEDNVTDDIVKATNSIAGGGKGISNAPLTLLVKKKGVPDLTMVDLPGITRVPIHGQPENIYDQIKDMIMEYIKPEESIILNVLSASVDFATCESIRMSQSVDKTGERTLAVVTKVDKAPEGLLEKVTGDDVNIGLGYVCVRNRIGDETYEEARAIAHELFQSHPLLSKIDKSIVGIPVLAQKLVQIQANSIARNLPEIVKKINDKLNYCLSELNKMPKNLSSVAEAMTAFMQIIGLAKESLRKILLRGEFEEYSEDRHMHCTARLVEMLNQYSDALHNCVQSDPKNNFLIEEIKALEEVKGIALPNFLPRNAFLTILQGKVSGISSIPIGFVEQFWTYIEEVVISVLMRHSDNYYQLQLCARRAGHNLMAKMKERSIKWMTEIVDMEKLTDYTCDPEYIAEWNRLMAHQKTFIDGVLDNKKRPSTITIEGIGEVEVEVLRQYPLMLPQAFDLKMRMAAYWKVVMRRFVDFMALHLQLSISNLVNKEMEAEIVNELMGPYGGGIERMLEESPAVAVKRANLNKSIRKLRDSKEVVAKIIDSIVTYGH; encoded by the coding sequence ATGGGAGGTGGAAAGCAAGCTAATCCGTCCGTGACAACATCAAATGCTGCAGTTTTGAATGGTGAAGGGTCATTCGCGCTGGTTGAGGTGGAAAAAGATGCAGTGCCTATCAACTGTGCCCCTATTGTGTCATCCTACAATGAAAAAATCCGTCCCCTACTTGACGCGGTGGACAAACTCCGTAACTTGATGGTAATGGATGAAGGCATTCAGCTCCCAACAATTGTGGTGGTTGGGGACCAGTCATCTGGAAAGTCTAGTGTCCTTGAATCTTTGGCCGGCATCAGCCTTCCTCGGGGTCAAGGCATCTGCACAAGGGTACCCCTTATAATGAGGCTGCAGCACCACTCAAGTCCTGAGCCAGAGCTTTCCTTTGAGTACAACGGCAGAACTGATCGTACCGATGAAGACAACGTGACTGATGATATTGTTAAAGCCACTAATTCTATTGCAGGGGGGGGGAAGGGAATTTCTAACGCCCCATTGACTCTGTTGGTGAAAAAGAAGGGTGTTCCTGATTTGACTATGGTGGATTTGCCTGGTATTACTAGAGTGCCTATTCATGGGCAGCCTGAAAATATTTATGATCAAATCAAAGATATGATCATGGAATATATAAAGCCAGAAGAGAGTATCATTCTGAATGTGTTGTCTGCCAGTGTCGATTTTGCCACCTGTGAATCGATTAGGATGTCGCAGAGTGTGGATAAGACTGGTGAAAGGACGCTGGCTGTGGTTACAAAAGTTGATAAGGCACCTGAGGGACTGCTCGAGAAGGTCACGGGAGATGATGTCAACATCGGACTTGGTTATGTCTGTGTGAGGAACCGCATTGGAGATGAAACATATGAGGAGGCACGGGCCATTGCTCATGAACTATTTCAGAGTCATCCTCTTCTGTCAAAGATCGACAAATCTATTGTCGGTATTCCAGTTTTGGCGCAGAAGTTGGTGCAAATTCAAGCTAACAGCATAGCAAGAAACTTGCCGGAAATTGTGAAGAAGATTAATGACAAGCTGAATTACTGCCTTTCTGAACTGAATAAAATGCCAAAGAATCTTTCCTCTGTTGCTGAGGCCATGACAGCTTTCATGCAGATCATTGGTTTGGCCAAAGAATCTCTTAGGAAGATTCTTCTGAGAGGAGAATTTGAAGAGTACTCTGAAGACAGACACATGCATTGCACTGCTAGATTGGTTGAAATGCTAAATCAGTACTCAGATGCACTTCACAATTGTGTTCAAAGCGACCCGAAGAATAACTTCTTGATAGAAGAGATCAAGGCATTGGAGGAAGTGAAAGGTATAGCACTTCCGAATTTTCTTCCTCGCAATGCTTTTCTTACTATCTTGCAGGGAAAAGTGAGCGGAATTTCGAGCATACCAATTGGGTTTGTGGAGCAGTTTTGGACTTACATCGAGGAAGTGGTTATTTCTGTGTTGATGAGGCATTCGGATAATTATTATCAGCTTCAACTATGTGCGAGGCGAGCTGGACACAATCTGATGGCCAAGATGAAAGAAAGGTCGATTAAGTGGATGACGGAAATTGTGGATATGGAGAAGCTTACGGATTATACATGTGATCCTGAGTATATTGCTGAATGGAATAGGCTCATGGCTCACCAGAAGACCTTCATAGATGGTGTCTTAGATAACAAGAAACGCCCTTCTACTATAACTATAGAAGGTATTGGGGAGGTGGAAGTTGAAGTTCTGAGGCAGTACCCTCTTATGTTACCTCAAGCTTTTGATCTGAAAATGAGGATGGCTGCTTATTGGAAGGTTGTTATGAGGAGGTTTGTAGATTTTATGGCGTTGCATTTGCAGCTGTCTATTTCCAACCTGGTGAACAAGGAGATGGAAGCTGAGATTGTGAATGAGCTGATGGGACCTTACGGTGGCGGGATTGAGAGGATGCTGGAGGAGTCACCGGCTGTAGCGGTGAAGCGTGCAAACCTGAATAAGAGCATCAGAAAGCTGAGGGATTCAAAGGAGGTTGTGGCTAAGATTATTGACAGCATCGTTACCTATGGTCATTGA